The following proteins come from a genomic window of Synergistota bacterium:
- a CDS encoding glycoside hydrolase yields the protein MTVEEEFTIYEGTPYHVGFPDVEKAPNGDIIVVFRLGSAHVWGRDGKIYLSRSKDKGKTWETKEALHIPGRFIKYEGEYRLLSDDRDPSIKALSNGKMILSWFHWGEGDRDNPTSSIYISISNDNGETWEDPRLVFFNGATSDKILEAEKGLLFLPAYGTLSESYSSAFLIISENYGETWEEKPIVIVNGNKFRINFYEPAIAKVNEKELICVLRTDIGPLYLSRSKDNGETWSEPEPLPFYGHAPHLLKLINGDLILSFRDVELYFTEKWFWEKLLYNLGLREENPSSPFPKGELLPETTVIVKASPPEYNFKNSEKKIIYKPKGYIMENGDILFGDSGYPSAIELEDNKILFVLYEAPYGYRGKYSPWSRIIGIKIEIGEPGRGDK from the coding sequence ATGACAGTTGAAGAAGAGTTTACTATATATGAGGGCACCCCTTATCACGTTGGTTTTCCAGATGTGGAAAAAGCTCCCAATGGAGACATAATAGTTGTATTTAGATTGGGAAGTGCACACGTTTGGGGAAGAGACGGAAAGATATACTTATCAAGAAGCAAGGACAAGGGCAAAACCTGGGAAACAAAAGAAGCTCTCCATATACCAGGAAGATTTATCAAATATGAAGGAGAATACAGGCTTCTTTCCGATGATAGGGATCCCTCTATTAAAGCCCTCTCAAATGGGAAAATGATATTAAGCTGGTTTCACTGGGGAGAAGGAGACAGAGATAATCCAACCAGCTCGATTTATATATCTATAAGCAATGATAATGGAGAAACATGGGAAGATCCACGCTTAGTCTTTTTTAACGGAGCAACATCAGACAAGATACTGGAAGCAGAAAAGGGTCTTCTTTTTCTTCCAGCTTATGGAACATTAAGTGAAAGTTACTCATCAGCATTTCTTATAATAAGCGAAAACTATGGGGAAACTTGGGAGGAAAAACCGATAGTTATAGTTAATGGAAACAAATTTAGAATAAACTTCTACGAACCAGCAATAGCTAAGGTAAATGAAAAAGAGCTTATTTGTGTCTTAAGAACAGACATAGGACCCTTATACTTGTCTCGATCCAAAGATAACGGAGAGACATGGAGCGAACCTGAGCCATTACCTTTCTACGGGCATGCACCTCATTTACTTAAGCTAATTAACGGAGACTTAATCTTGAGTTTCAGAGATGTGGAACTATATTTCACAGAAAAATGGTTCTGGGAAAAGCTCCTTTACAACTTAGGACTAAGAGAAGAAAATCCCTCCTCTCCATTTCCTAAGGGTGAGCTTCTTCCTGAAACTACAGTAATAGTCAAAGCTTCTCCCCCAGAATACAACTTTAAAAATAGCGAAAAGAAAATAATATATAAACCAAAGGGATATATAATGGAAAATGGGGATATCCTCTTTGGAGATTCGGGATATCCTTCAGCGATTGAGCTTGAGGATAATAAGATTCTCTTTGTTTTATACGAAGCCCCTTACGGATATAGAGGGAAATACAGCCCTTGGAGCAGAATAATAGGAATAAAGATAGAAATAGGAGAACCCGGGAGAGGTGATAAATAA
- a CDS encoding homocysteine S-methyltransferase family protein has protein sequence MKLDFEKIMILDGAMGTELYKRGLPSTAIPEELNLSNPEIVKEVHKAYVEAGADIITTNSFGGNRIKLQSKGLSHKLYEINKKAAEIAKEASAGKSLVAGSLGPLGRMIEPLGDLSFEEAVSIFKEQGLALADGGVDLFLIETAIDIMEVKAAILGLRELPIKKPIICSLTFTEGTLTVTGTSPSVGAVSLTSWRVNGLGANCGTNPFIFPEIIKEMASYTEIPIIAYPNAGPPEKWDEVPPEKFLELGLEIYNSGANIIGGCCGTTPFHISLLAKEIKGKRVVKRSLRKGIFLTSRSKIVVCDDSKTIVIGERINPSGRKALAEELKQGKFETLKRDAIEQELAGADLIDLNVGVPETDRKALMRKATIELLKIISSPLSFDSDDPEVIEAGLKIYPGKPILNSTTAKKEALEKTLPLAQKYGAVIIGLTITEKGIPESVEERVKAAYKIIEAAQFYGIPPQEVIIDPLTLPAGAQDPTITLETIRRLNKDGIKTILGISNVSHGLPGREILNSAFLAMAISAGLSFAIINPLKKELMETVLASDALTGKDKKGERFIRLIGPKREEKELRVSDLTLKELIIRGESESASKEAERLIKSGEEPFSIIEKYVIPGLEDVGEKYEKKIYFLPQLIASAEAASSVFETVKAFSLRTNSRKGRIVMATVEGDLHDLGKKIVGLVLESFGYEIIDLGKDVPATEVLRKSQELKPDVVGLSCLMTTTLDNMKKTVRLIKENLPEIKIMVGGAAVNEGFAKACGADGYGKDPFQAVELVRRWIKR, from the coding sequence TTGAAGCTTGACTTTGAAAAGATAATGATACTAGATGGAGCAATGGGCACAGAGCTATACAAGAGAGGACTTCCCTCCACAGCCATACCTGAGGAGCTCAACCTCTCAAACCCAGAAATAGTAAAAGAGGTTCACAAGGCCTACGTAGAAGCAGGAGCTGACATAATAACTACAAACTCCTTTGGAGGAAACAGAATAAAGCTCCAAAGCAAAGGGCTTTCTCACAAACTCTACGAGATAAATAAAAAGGCTGCTGAGATAGCTAAAGAGGCCTCAGCAGGGAAATCTTTAGTAGCAGGTTCCTTAGGTCCTTTAGGTAGAATGATTGAACCCTTGGGGGATCTATCCTTTGAGGAAGCAGTAAGCATCTTTAAGGAACAAGGATTAGCGCTTGCCGATGGAGGGGTTGACCTTTTTCTTATTGAAACAGCCATAGACATAATGGAGGTAAAAGCAGCAATACTAGGGTTAAGGGAACTTCCCATTAAGAAGCCTATAATATGCTCTTTAACCTTTACAGAGGGAACCCTTACAGTAACTGGAACATCGCCTTCCGTAGGAGCGGTAAGCTTAACCTCCTGGAGGGTTAACGGATTAGGAGCAAACTGTGGAACTAATCCCTTTATATTTCCAGAGATAATAAAAGAAATGGCAAGCTATACGGAAATCCCAATAATAGCATATCCCAATGCTGGTCCTCCTGAAAAGTGGGATGAGGTTCCTCCAGAAAAGTTCTTGGAACTTGGACTCGAAATTTATAATTCTGGAGCCAACATCATAGGAGGTTGTTGCGGAACCACACCCTTCCACATAAGTTTGCTTGCAAAGGAAATTAAAGGTAAAAGAGTAGTAAAAAGATCCTTAAGAAAAGGGATTTTCCTTACAAGTAGATCCAAAATAGTTGTTTGTGATGACAGTAAAACTATAGTGATAGGGGAAAGAATAAATCCCTCTGGAAGAAAAGCTCTTGCAGAAGAGCTAAAACAAGGTAAGTTTGAAACTTTAAAAAGAGACGCTATAGAACAAGAGCTTGCAGGAGCTGACCTTATAGATTTAAATGTAGGCGTTCCTGAAACAGATAGAAAGGCTTTGATGAGAAAAGCAACCATTGAGCTTCTTAAGATAATAAGCTCGCCTCTATCCTTTGATAGCGATGATCCGGAAGTCATAGAAGCTGGTTTAAAGATATATCCAGGAAAGCCTATTTTAAACTCAACAACAGCGAAAAAAGAGGCATTAGAGAAAACACTACCTTTGGCCCAAAAGTATGGAGCCGTAATAATAGGACTTACCATAACTGAAAAGGGCATACCTGAAAGCGTAGAAGAGAGAGTTAAAGCAGCCTACAAAATAATCGAAGCAGCCCAGTTTTATGGAATTCCCCCACAAGAGGTTATTATCGACCCATTAACTTTACCAGCTGGAGCTCAGGATCCAACTATAACCTTAGAAACCATAAGAAGGCTTAACAAAGATGGAATTAAAACTATCTTAGGAATATCAAACGTCTCTCATGGCTTACCAGGGAGAGAAATCCTAAACTCAGCATTCCTAGCTATGGCCATTTCGGCTGGACTATCTTTCGCTATAATAAATCCCCTTAAAAAAGAGCTTATGGAAACTGTACTCGCTTCAGACGCATTAACCGGCAAAGATAAAAAGGGAGAGAGATTTATAAGACTGATAGGTCCTAAAAGAGAAGAAAAAGAGTTAAGGGTTTCCGACCTAACCTTAAAGGAACTAATAATAAGGGGTGAATCTGAAAGTGCTTCTAAAGAAGCGGAAAGGCTTATAAAATCTGGAGAGGAGCCTTTTTCAATAATAGAAAAATACGTCATACCAGGTCTCGAAGATGTTGGAGAAAAGTATGAAAAAAAGATCTACTTTTTACCACAACTTATAGCCTCTGCAGAAGCTGCAAGTTCGGTATTCGAGACAGTTAAGGCATTTTCTCTAAGGACTAACTCTCGAAAAGGAAGGATAGTTATGGCAACCGTTGAAGGAGACCTTCACGACCTCGGGAAAAAGATAGTAGGACTTGTTCTTGAAAGCTTCGGATACGAGATAATAGATCTCGGAAAGGATGTTCCAGCAACAGAGGTTTTAAGGAAGTCACAAGAATTAAAACCCGACGTCGTTGGATTAAGCTGTCTAATGACAACAACGCTTGATAATATGAAAAAAACTGTAAGGCTAATTAAAGAAAACCTACCAGAGATAAAGATCATGGTAGGAGGAGCGGCGGTAAATGAAGGCTTTGCAAAAGCCTGTGGTGCCGATGGATATGGTAAAGATCCTTTTCAAGCTGTTGAGCTAGTCAGAAGGTGGATTAAAAGATGA
- a CDS encoding methionine synthase — MSFELLLRNIPLEIKIEEVRRYLGEYKGITEIPKEINSLIERLTLFSRTLITPSATSKSFNILSFSDNIIETEVVKLPGRDIAKLLRNSKQVIFCATTIGNTLEEEINRLIDEKRILEATILDAIGSTAADTAMDYLNNLLKAEAIRKGLSLTRRYSPGYGDFPLSIQESLVKFSGGDSIGIRVSPSYMLIPRKSVTAIIGVMKN, encoded by the coding sequence ATGAGCTTTGAGCTTCTCTTAAGAAATATACCCTTAGAAATAAAGATAGAAGAGGTCAGAAGATACCTAGGAGAATATAAGGGGATAACAGAGATACCTAAGGAAATAAACTCTTTAATAGAAAGGTTAACTTTGTTTTCCAGAACCCTGATTACACCATCAGCAACCTCGAAAAGCTTCAATATACTATCCTTTTCAGATAATATTATTGAAACTGAGGTAGTGAAACTTCCTGGTAGAGACATAGCTAAACTGCTTAGAAACTCTAAACAAGTTATATTCTGCGCAACTACTATAGGAAACACACTAGAAGAGGAGATAAATAGGCTCATAGATGAGAAAAGAATCCTTGAAGCAACAATATTAGACGCTATAGGATCGACAGCTGCAGATACTGCAATGGACTATTTAAATAATTTGCTTAAAGCTGAGGCGATCCGTAAAGGCCTAAGCTTAACAAGAAGATATAGCCCAGGATATGGAGATTTTCCTCTTTCAATCCAGGAAAGCCTAGTTAAGTTTTCTGGGGGAGACTCTATAGGAATAAGAGTCTCCCCCTCATATATGCTTATACCAAGAAAATCAGTCACAGCTATAATAGGGGTGATGAAAAATTGA
- a CDS encoding methyl-accepting chemotaxis protein, whose translation MYKGVIFVGGGKGALSLLKQFKKLNLNISGVMDVRPDAPAVLEAKKYGIFTTTKLDELLSRPHDLIIEVTGKEEVVEEVERKRAPHVSLIKSKDARFIWDIIEREEKEKELLIEQIKLLSETKGSIEYSLPAVLKLSETLPKETEEVKNVSTFLTSRIENLINEAEKLNGIIKSIQGIAKQTKMIGLNASIEAARAGELGRGFAVVASEVSKLADQSSSSAGEISNTLNYLKQNILSLKDPVENIKETIERCNILAEELKSTATTLKNAITALLQIEEKLLTLTRNGA comes from the coding sequence ATGTATAAAGGTGTAATTTTTGTCGGAGGAGGAAAGGGCGCCTTAAGTTTGCTCAAGCAATTTAAAAAACTAAACCTAAATATATCTGGAGTAATGGATGTAAGACCAGATGCTCCAGCGGTACTCGAAGCTAAAAAATATGGCATATTCACAACTACTAAGCTAGATGAGCTTTTGTCCCGTCCTCATGACCTAATAATAGAAGTAACTGGAAAAGAAGAGGTAGTAGAAGAAGTGGAAAGAAAAAGAGCGCCTCACGTAAGCTTGATTAAATCAAAAGATGCAAGATTCATATGGGATATAATAGAGCGCGAAGAGAAAGAAAAGGAGCTATTAATAGAGCAAATAAAACTTCTAAGCGAAACAAAAGGAAGTATAGAATACTCTCTACCAGCTGTTTTAAAACTTTCGGAAACGTTACCTAAAGAAACAGAGGAAGTTAAAAACGTATCTACATTTCTAACAAGCAGAATAGAAAATCTTATAAACGAAGCTGAAAAGCTCAACGGTATAATTAAATCTATACAAGGAATAGCAAAACAGACTAAAATGATAGGTCTTAATGCATCCATTGAGGCAGCAAGAGCAGGAGAATTGGGTAGAGGCTTCGCCGTTGTCGCAAGCGAAGTAAGCAAACTTGCAGACCAAAGCTCAAGTTCAGCCGGTGAGATATCAAACACCTTAAACTATTTGAAACAAAATATATTATCTCTCAAAGATCCTGTAGAAAACATAAAAGAAACCATTGAAAGATGCAATATCCTAGCAGAGGAACTTAAATCTACCGCAACTACACTAAAGAATGCCATAACAGCGCTTCTTCAAATAGAGGAAAAGCTTTTAACCTTGACCAGAAACGGAGCTTAA
- the uxaC gene encoding glucuronate isomerase, producing the protein MFLGEKYLLTNETAKKIYENIQNLPILDPHNHLEAKEILENKNWNDIWEAEGATDHYVWSLMRRCGIKEEYITGKRTNKEKWLALAKVFPNFAGNPTYEWIHLDLWRTLRIEKIVSEETAEEIWEESKKILESENFKPQEILKNIKAEILCTTDDPSSDLSYHYKASQEIKEFKILPTWRPDNAINIEKEEWKSYVVTLGEIYNEDISNLDGFLRTLWKSHEKFKKHGCVGSDHAILYPYIKFVEKKSAEKIYSRAISGQKLEENEIKDFKSFMMIEFGKMNQETDWVTQLHIGALRDYRDSLFKTLGPNSGGDISTNFIEIAEGLRFFLNEFDSKLKIVLYVLDPTHLPTIATIARAFPNIFLGAPWWFNDSPYGMETYLKYTATVDILYNLAGMVTDSRKLLSFGSRIEVFRRVLSNVLGEMVEKGQIPYKEALRLAERISYSGPKEIFFKL; encoded by the coding sequence ATGTTTTTAGGAGAAAAATACCTCCTTACGAACGAAACTGCCAAAAAAATTTACGAAAACATTCAAAATCTCCCAATTTTAGATCCTCACAACCACCTTGAGGCAAAAGAGATACTTGAAAACAAAAATTGGAACGACATATGGGAAGCAGAAGGAGCAACAGATCATTATGTATGGAGCTTAATGAGAAGATGCGGAATAAAAGAGGAATACATAACTGGGAAAAGGACAAATAAGGAAAAATGGCTTGCCTTGGCTAAGGTCTTTCCAAACTTTGCAGGGAACCCAACTTATGAATGGATTCACCTTGACCTATGGAGGACCCTAAGAATAGAAAAGATCGTCTCTGAGGAAACAGCAGAGGAAATATGGGAAGAAAGCAAAAAAATCCTGGAAAGCGAAAATTTCAAACCTCAAGAAATTTTAAAGAATATAAAGGCTGAAATCTTGTGTACCACAGATGATCCATCTTCAGACTTAAGCTACCACTATAAGGCATCCCAAGAGATAAAGGAATTCAAAATACTTCCTACATGGAGACCTGACAATGCAATAAACATAGAAAAGGAGGAGTGGAAGAGCTATGTAGTAACTCTTGGAGAAATTTACAATGAGGATATTTCTAATCTAGATGGCTTCCTAAGGACCTTGTGGAAATCACATGAGAAGTTTAAAAAACACGGATGTGTAGGAAGCGACCATGCTATTCTTTACCCATACATAAAATTCGTTGAAAAAAAGAGTGCAGAAAAAATATATAGCAGAGCAATTTCAGGACAAAAACTTGAAGAAAATGAGATAAAAGACTTTAAATCCTTTATGATGATAGAGTTCGGCAAAATGAACCAAGAAACAGATTGGGTTACACAGCTTCACATTGGTGCCTTAAGAGACTATAGGGATAGCCTTTTTAAAACTTTAGGACCAAATTCGGGAGGGGACATCTCTACAAACTTCATAGAAATAGCCGAAGGATTAAGGTTCTTTTTAAATGAATTTGATAGCAAGTTAAAGATAGTCCTATATGTATTAGATCCCACCCATCTCCCCACAATAGCAACTATAGCAAGAGCCTTTCCTAACATATTCCTAGGAGCTCCATGGTGGTTTAATGATAGCCCATACGGTATGGAAACATATCTTAAGTATACAGCAACTGTTGACATTCTCTATAACCTTGCAGGAATGGTCACCGACTCTAGAAAGCTCTTATCCTTTGGTTCCAGAATAGAAGTTTTCAGAAGGGTATTATCAAACGTTCTTGGAGAAATGGTAGAAAAAGGGCAAATACCTTATAAAGAGGCTTTAAGGCTTGCTGAACGCATATCCTACAGCGGACCTAAAGAGATCTTCTTCAAACTTTGA
- a CDS encoding tetratricopeptide repeat protein: protein MKKFGLWVIIIFSVLCCLVSVAFGASDKMRIAVVDFSNNVTGPESSQVEAVRRAITDMFITELWKTQMFSIVERSRLEAIAREHKLAQAGLVDASTAAQLGKLLGVEAIITGSITQFTLKKKGGIIPIPQLGGIAVGESEANVTLDIRMISVETGEILLVAKETGQATRSAGGIAFGGLLYGQSEEEGILAAATRQCIEKIVKKIGAMRARGGKMIYHVIRDEGNRVYIDAGEANAGVTVGSYFAVYIEGEPIRGIRGELLGVEKYYIAILQVEEVFPQYSIASVIKGKGVMRGDKVEPIFDASAIENIKLRPRLTVGPETTPSSAGSVLPPPPPSSQPPSQQGGGTQPPPPPPPPPPSQSSSILNTGTTIEVIELWPIDQGLKTNLIRLHKAGYYNYSKGNYSLAIQNYKLAFDAYNGNYVACYWLGRVYYEMGRKDEGIKWWKKALTINPNYEPVKSKLKEVGAM from the coding sequence ATGAAGAAATTTGGTTTATGGGTGATTATTATTTTTAGCGTACTGTGTTGTTTGGTTTCCGTTGCTTTTGGAGCTTCTGATAAAATGAGAATCGCTGTTGTAGATTTTAGTAATAATGTAACAGGACCTGAAAGTTCCCAGGTTGAAGCTGTGAGAAGAGCGATAACTGATATGTTTATAACCGAGCTTTGGAAAACGCAGATGTTCTCTATAGTAGAAAGAAGCCGTTTAGAGGCGATCGCGAGGGAACATAAGCTTGCTCAAGCGGGATTAGTTGATGCTTCTACTGCTGCTCAATTGGGGAAGCTTTTGGGAGTCGAAGCTATTATAACTGGTAGCATAACTCAATTTACTTTGAAGAAAAAGGGAGGAATTATTCCTATTCCTCAGCTTGGCGGGATAGCTGTAGGGGAGTCAGAAGCTAATGTTACTTTAGACATCAGAATGATAAGTGTGGAGACTGGTGAAATATTACTTGTGGCTAAAGAAACAGGTCAGGCTACTCGTAGTGCTGGTGGGATAGCCTTTGGGGGATTACTGTATGGCCAAAGCGAGGAGGAAGGAATACTTGCTGCTGCTACACGTCAATGTATAGAAAAGATAGTTAAAAAAATCGGGGCCATGAGAGCACGTGGTGGGAAAATGATATATCATGTGATAAGGGATGAGGGGAACAGAGTTTATATAGATGCAGGAGAAGCTAATGCGGGTGTAACGGTTGGAAGTTATTTTGCAGTTTATATCGAGGGTGAGCCTATACGTGGCATTAGAGGAGAGCTTCTTGGTGTTGAAAAGTATTATATAGCTATTCTTCAAGTTGAGGAGGTTTTCCCCCAATATTCCATAGCAAGTGTAATCAAGGGTAAGGGAGTCATGAGAGGAGATAAAGTCGAGCCAATATTTGATGCTTCTGCTATAGAGAATATAAAGCTAAGGCCAAGGTTAACAGTTGGCCCTGAAACTACTCCAAGCTCTGCTGGAAGTGTACTTCCGCCACCTCCGCCATCTTCACAACCGCCATCACAGCAAGGAGGAGGTACTCAGCCACCACCGCCGCCACCGCCTCCACCACCATCTCAGAGTAGCTCCATACTTAATACGGGGACAACTATAGAGGTAATAGAGCTATGGCCTATAGATCAAGGTTTAAAAACTAATCTTATAAGGTTGCACAAAGCTGGTTACTACAATTATTCTAAGGGAAATTATTCTCTTGCAATTCAGAACTATAAGCTTGCTTTTGATGCTTATAATGGTAACTATGTAGCTTGCTATTGGTTAGGCAGAGTATATTACGAAATGGGAAGGAAAGACGAGGGAATAAAGTGGTGGAAAAAGGCGCTTACTATTAATCCTAACTATGAGCCTGTAAAGAGTAAGCTTAAGGAAGTAGGTGCTATGTAA
- a CDS encoding IclR family transcriptional regulator, producing MNTLRRAIEILDYLISSPGDVSVSDVARKFKMSVSNAYKYLKVFEEYGFVTRKRDKRYVPGYKLAEYGSMVLRKIDLREIAHPYLVDVMSKTAQTVHLVLKDGFDGVYIDKVEGVNSIPMVSRVGMKIQLYSSASGKAILAYLPEKELEEYLSKVNLERKTPNTITDPLRLKEELKRIRERGFSIDNEENEIGIKCVGVPIFDHNGYPIAGMSISGASQKLTGEVIEICASALKKAAEEISKKLGY from the coding sequence GTGAACACTCTAAGAAGGGCTATTGAGATTTTAGATTATTTGATTTCATCTCCTGGTGATGTTAGTGTAAGTGATGTAGCCAGGAAATTCAAGATGAGCGTTTCTAATGCATATAAGTATTTGAAGGTTTTTGAGGAATATGGTTTTGTAACGAGAAAAAGGGATAAGAGATATGTTCCAGGATATAAGTTAGCTGAATATGGTTCGATGGTCTTAAGAAAGATAGACTTAAGGGAAATAGCTCATCCTTACCTTGTAGATGTGATGTCAAAAACGGCTCAAACTGTTCATCTCGTTCTTAAAGATGGTTTTGACGGGGTTTACATTGATAAGGTTGAAGGTGTGAATAGTATTCCTATGGTTTCTAGGGTGGGGATGAAAATCCAGCTTTACTCCTCAGCTTCTGGTAAGGCGATTTTGGCTTATTTACCCGAAAAAGAACTTGAAGAGTATCTTTCAAAAGTTAACCTGGAGCGTAAAACTCCCAACACTATTACTGATCCTCTTAGGCTTAAGGAAGAGCTTAAGAGGATTAGAGAAAGAGGTTTTTCTATTGATAATGAAGAGAATGAAATAGGTATAAAGTGTGTGGGGGTACCAATTTTTGATCATAATGGTTATCCAATAGCTGGTATGAGCATATCGGGAGCTTCTCAGAAGCTAACCGGTGAAGTCATAGAGATTTGTGCTTCAGCCTTGAAAAAAGCAGCGGAAGAAATCTCAAAAAAACTTGGTTATTGA
- a CDS encoding TatD family hydrolase, translating to MRLFDSHCHLNMKHFKDDWREVYEKAKKAGIYRMVVVGWDLSSSERAVKMVEGMDGAYAACGFHPHDAKLFREEDILNLKRLLSHPKVVALGETGLDYYYDNSPREIQRKVFEAQLSLAKEVNKPVIIHVRDAHEDAFSIIENVGLPEGGGVLHCYTGGTKYLEKGLSLGLYVSFSGIITFPNADDLRKAASLVPLERVLIETDSPYLAPRPHRGERNEPSYLLYVLEEVARARGENKERLAFLTYENANKFFRIK from the coding sequence ATGAGGCTCTTTGATAGCCATTGCCATCTTAATATGAAGCATTTTAAAGATGATTGGAGAGAAGTTTACGAAAAGGCTAAAAAGGCTGGAATCTACAGAATGGTTGTAGTAGGATGGGACTTGTCATCAAGTGAGAGAGCAGTGAAGATGGTGGAAGGTATGGATGGTGCTTATGCTGCTTGTGGTTTTCATCCTCATGATGCGAAACTTTTCCGTGAGGAAGATATATTAAACCTTAAGAGGCTTCTTTCTCATCCAAAGGTTGTGGCCTTAGGGGAAACGGGCCTTGATTATTACTATGATAACTCTCCTCGGGAGATTCAGAGGAAAGTTTTCGAAGCCCAGCTTTCTTTAGCTAAGGAAGTTAATAAGCCTGTGATAATTCATGTAAGGGATGCCCATGAGGATGCCTTTTCGATAATTGAAAATGTAGGTCTACCTGAAGGTGGAGGAGTGTTGCACTGTTATACGGGTGGTACGAAGTATCTTGAAAAGGGGTTATCTCTCGGACTTTACGTTTCCTTCTCTGGCATAATAACTTTTCCTAATGCAGATGACTTAAGGAAAGCTGCATCGTTAGTTCCACTTGAAAGAGTTCTTATAGAAACGGATTCCCCTTATTTAGCTCCTAGGCCTCACAGAGGGGAAAGGAATGAGCCCTCCTATCTTTTGTATGTGCTTGAAGAGGTAGCTAGAGCAAGGGGTGAAAATAAGGAGAGGCTTGCTTTTCTGACTTATGAAAACGCTAACAAGTTTTTCAGAATTAAGTAA